A part of Astyanax mexicanus isolate ESR-SI-001 chromosome 2, AstMex3_surface, whole genome shotgun sequence genomic DNA contains:
- the apba2a gene encoding amyloid-beta A4 precursor protein-binding family A member 2 has translation MALRRGQGIRANVPEPDQSPAPEQSGRPSKDREDSEEPHSSTVESQSSTPVPDSLCPSDGSVSREDSLRGESPIQPDSMEDSLSEYDNVGSEEEEEEVVEEEEEQDYEEDEELRTDADGMTYYVHCCPEDESYMEGMDCHEGADSGDRPSTSRDPDGGRMPAEAWANSEGFYEVLQQGKEQMMYKCPEPISETAFIQAPMAEDEEDEEEAEEVEEDEDEEDDEEEEDEEEEDDKYFVYEGEKAEEDQDEFPSKESCDLPEDNRNLHQRSSYTQEKIREEEDLPGDYRGDKRRPENCRGDNQGSSSCHREGIKKANAEERVNYPRDCEVGKADRNLRQGSRLKGQQTWKEDSGNRDCPGGSGDNGATKHEDPVNRADCKKRHMCRRHGEEERESRHLHMDNDSPEKCIGKGKGLAHSNYRAKARRDKPPAVDAEGDVDQIVNGVRAKLKLAPQNTKADRGVTGQSPDKRGIPDSSKTSSLSSQKGESRPRAPNTAVKPPDPQLQKDQAKAPVEEEWRSSQGQIVQSSPQHGTVNPNTEMSNHNLPQQGKRNPSFPSFVDVPGPCEPEDLIDGIIFAANYLGSTQLLSDRNPSKSVRMMQAQEAVDRVKCLDGESQSLTEVDLFISTKAIKVLNADTQETMMDNALRTISYIADIGSVVVLMARRRMSHSASLDCTDTGLNTAEGRKQYRMICYVFESEDAQLIAQSIGQAFSMAYQEFLRANGINPKDLSQKDYSDILNTQEMYNDDLIHFSNSENCKEVNLEKQKGEILGVVIVESGWGSILPTVILACMLNSGPAARSGKLNVGDQIMAVNDTSLVGLPLATCQGIIKGLKSQVQVKLSVVSCPPVTTVLIKRPDLQYQLGFSVQNGIICSLMRGGIAERGGVRVGHRIIEINGQSVVAMAHEKIVHALSVSVGEIHMKTMPAVMFRLLTGQETPVYI, from the exons ATGGCTCTCAGGCGAGGCCAGGGTATCAGGGCCAATGTGCCTGAGCCTGACCAATCACCTGCACCAGAGCAGAGTGGGAGACCTTCCAAAGACAGAGAAGACTCTGAGGAACCTCACAGCAGCACAGTGGAGAGCCAGTCAAGCACTCCTGTCCCAGACAGCCTCTGTCCCAGTGATGGTTCTGTCTCCAGGGAGGACTCCCTCCGTGGCGAAAGCCCTATTCAGCCTGACAGCATGGAAGACTCACTGTCTGAATACGATAATGTAGGatctgaggaggaggaagaggaggtggtagaggaggaggaggagcaggactATGAGGAAGACGAGGAGCTGCGTACCGATGCAGATGGGATGACATACTATGTTCACTGTTGCCCTGAGGATGAGAGCTACATGGAGGGAATGGACTGTCATGAAGGTGCTGATAGTGGCGACAGACCCAGCACTTCCAGGGATCCAGATGGTGGACGAATGCCAGCAGAAGCTTGGGCAAACTCTGAAGGCTTTTATGAAGTCCTGCAGCAGGGCAAAGAACAGATGATGTACAAATGTCCTGAGCCCATCTCCGAGACTGCTTTCATCCAAGCCCCCATGGCTGAggatgaagaagatgaagaagaggcAGAGGAGGTagaagaggatgaagatgaggaggacgatgaggaagaggaggatgaggaagaagaagatgataAGTATTTTGTTTATGAAGGAGAGAAGGCAGAGGAAGATCAGGATGAGTTTCCCTCCAAAGAGTCTTGTGATCTTCCAGAGGACAACAGAAACCTTCATCAGCGTTCAAGTTACACTCAAGAAAAGATCAGAGAAGAAGAAGATTTACCCGGTGATTACAGGGGAGACAAAAGGCGGCCAGAGAACTGTAGAGGTGACAACCAGGGTTCATCTAGTTGCCATAGGGAAGGCATTAAAAAGGCAAATGCGGAAGAAAGAGTCAACTATCCAAGGGACTGTGAAGTGGGCAAGGCAGATAGAAATTTAAGACAAGGGTCTAGACTCAAAGGGCAGCAGACTTGGAAGGAAGACAGCGGCAACAGAGATTGCCCAGGAGGTAGCGGAGATAATGGAGCGACAAAACACGAAGATCCTGTGAACAGAGCCGACTGTAAAAAGAGACATATGTGCAGACGACACGGCGAGGAGGAAAGAGAAAGCAGGCATTTACATATGGACAATGACAGTCCTGAGAAGTGTATAGGCAAGGGAAAGGGACTCGCTCACAGTAATTATAGAGCAAAGGCCAGGAGGGATAAGCCACCCGCAGTGGACGCTGAAGGGGATGTGGACCAGATTGTTAATGGAGTACGAGCGAAATTGAAATTAGCACCTCAGAACACTAAAGCCGACAGGGGTGTAACTGGACAGTCGCCTGACAAAAGAGGCATTCCAGACAGTTCTAAAACATCGTCGCTTTCATCACAGAAGGGAGAAAGTCGACCCAGAGCACCTAACACAGCTGTAAAGCCTCCAGACCCACAACTGCAAAAGGACCAGGCCAAAGCACCTGTAGAAGAGGAATGGAGGTCCAGTCAAGGCCAG ATTGTTCAGAGCAGCCCACAGCACGGCACAGTGAACCCTAACACAGAAATGAGCAACCACAACCTCCCTCAG CAAGGAAAGAGAAATCCCTCTTTTCCAAGCTTTGTGGATG TTCCAGGTCCATGTGAACCAGAGGACCTCATAGATGGAATCATTTTTGCAGCAAACTACCTTGGCTCCACTCAGCTTCTGTCAGACAGAAACCCATCTAAGAGTGTGCGCATGATGCAGGCCCAGGAGGCTGTGGACAGAGTTAAG TGTCTGGATGGCGAGAGCCAGAGCCTGACTGAGGTTGACCTCTTCATTTCAACAAAAGCCATCAAAGTGCTCAATGCTGACACACAG GAGACGATGATGGACAATGCCCTCCGCACCATCTCCTACATTGCAGACATTGGGAGTGTAGTGGTGCTGATGGCCCGCAGACGCATGTCTCACTCTGCTTCATTGGACTGCACTGACACTGGGCTCAACACTGCAGAGGGCAGAAAACAGTACCGAATGATCTGCTACGTCTTTGAGTCTGAGGAT GCCCAGCTCATTGCACAGTCCATTGGTCAGGCATTTAGCATGGCCTACCAAGAATTCCTGCGAGCGAATGGAATCAACCCTAAAGACCTCAGCCAGAAGGATTACAGTGATATTCTTAATACACAAGAAATGTACAATGATGATCTCATCCACTTCTCCAACTCGGAAAACTGCAAAGAG GTGAACCTGGAGAAGCAGAAAGGGGAGATCCTGGGTGTAGTGATAGTCGAGTCTGGCTGGGGCTCTATCCTGCCCACAGTCATCCTGGCTTGCATGCTGAACAGTGGGCCAGCTGCCCGCTCTGGGAAACTTAATGTCGGGGATCAGATCATGGCTGTCAATGACACAAGCTTGGTGGGCTTGCCGCTGGCCACCTGCCAAGGCATCATCAAG GGTCTGAAGAGTCAGGTGCAGGTAAAGCTGAGTGTAGTAAGCTGCCCACCTGTTACCACTGTGCTGATAAAGAGACCAGATCTTCAGTATCAGCTGGGCTTCAGTGTACAGAATGGCATA